gtaTGATCCCATACTTAaacaatatcactataaccccccaACCACACCCTGCCATTTTAATcaaaaacaaccttccgttattatttaatttcaaccAGTTTATGTTGCTGCatcattaattatatatatatatatatatatatatatatatatatatatatatatatatatatatatatatataaacaaaatttcaatcttgatacactttatgaccagaaaaaagcaaattttctttaGGTATGCCTTTagctctttcttcttcttcttcttcttcttcttcttcttcttctttttctttttttaaagaaaaggagggacgagacgaaattaatttttgtggtaatcaacatcatccCCCCATTAACTAGTACTGAACTCAGAAAattcattttttacaatattaataATCATTCCCAGACAAACGATTGATCTGTAGGCTACTTATTTGTTATAAGATAAAATAAGAACCCTGGAATCTATGCGTCAAGCGTGTAGGACCAGCACAGATCCAAGTACAAACTTGAGTTGGGAGGTGGAAACAAGCAGGGCTTACCAGGATAGTGCGCTTAGGGCAGTCACAAGACGCAGCCATCCATGAACAAAAACATCCAGACGTTCTTTTTATAGCTGCATTTATGCAAGTGCATTTAAATCGCGCTTGTGTATATGGGTATTTGAAGTTGCCCATAATTTCCTTTAAGGGACATATTGTGCAATGGATATCTCCAGGAACATTTACGCATCCAACTCTCTGCaatctttgattcttttaaaaaAGCGGACAGAAGAATTTTGAGGTAGGCTACACTTTTAAGTTATTTGAACTTTTTTGTAATGACTTTGAAACGAAAGGAGGGGCGACTGTCAAAGGAACTGACCACGAGTTAAGAAAAAATAATCTTAGGGAAAGATGTCTACATTGCTTGCCACCCACCCGAAATCGATTGTATTACATTCAAGTAGCTTGGCACTTGACGTATAAAAACAAGACGCATGTTCTCAAGAAAGAGGCGAGACAACGGGCTCTTTTTCACGCGTGACATCGGGAACTGTTGGAAGATATATTTTTCTCTGACAACTTTGAGTCCACATCATTCAAGGTAGAAGCACCTACCAGTACATAATTACGTAAGTGATCTATTTGCTCAAGTACATTGGGTATAGGCTATACGTATATggttatagtaaaatatttaaaatatatatattatatttatattgatttaGGTAATTGCATGTCCTCTTCATTTAAGTGCTGTTCCATTACACTGAAAATATGTTAAcccaaaaatgtgcttcatgtgggtATCATCTAcattaactggtttaattcaagtcctcaatattatttaacatcacttaaTCGACCTGAATACATTGGGTTACaccaacaaatattattttaagggttagatcaggtagaaataggtccttaaggtaacaatagcAGCTTACCCATTTTTAAAGGTTACCACTTTTTCAACTTCAATTTTTAGTACAAAGTTTTaacagctatttttttttcttgttttgtttgttttatcaggGTGGAAAGCCATGCGGGCTGAGAAGAGATGGCACATATTATTGAGTATGATCATTTTGCTCATCACCTCCAGCCAGTGCATGGACAGCAAGGAGGTAAAGCAGAGAGAAAGACAAACTCTGCTTAATCTAATCCTGCAAGTGATCAGGGACAACCAGCGGGACAAGCCTGCATCCAGGCGCATCACCAGTGGCCTCTACTCTGTATCTCAAGATGTGAAGTTTTCTTCACGTGCAAAGACTGCACATTTGTCCAAGGCGGACAAACTCAGACCAATAGGTAAGCTGATTTGAGATCAGGTGATGATACAAATGTAATCCTTGGCATTAACTCCTTCCTGTTCTTGGGAGTTTTTCTGCATATTAACTGCTGTTAGAGCACTTTTAAACCTATAATCATTTACAGTTATGCATGGACAGGAGACAGTTGTTCATACTTGTAGGTATTCAAGTCTGAATTACATCAACAGCAACAAATAACATGACATTCttttggttcattatgaaacGTTCTGAAAAAGTATTGGAAAGACATGAAATAGGATTAAGACAACTCTGGGTTTGCTCAGATACTGCAGAGGATCATGTAAAATGAGTGCTTAGGGTCTTGTAAGAGAGATCACGTAATGTTAAAATCATCTGTGTATATAGCCAGATGATCGTTCCTCTTTGAAAATTAGTTTCTTGTTTTCTGAGACAGCATTATACTTGCATCACTATTGGGGAGTGACCCCCAAGATTGGGAAGAGCCTTATCTACATTTCTGTAATGCTAATCAAGAAAGTTCTATTCTCTAAATGAAGTGGTGTCTGTTGCACGAGGATACCATTAAGGAACAAAACTGCCACATGTCCTTTCAGGGCAGTCAGTTGTGAATGGgtacaaaaataattaacatttacatttacatttattcatttggcagacgcttttatccaaagcgacttactaaAGAGGAACACAtgagcaaatcatcttaaggagacagtggtacgaaaaagtgccatattacaaagtttcactagcatcagaatagtagtattcaaaacagattttttttttcttttctttttttttagtgacttgttaagtgctcatggaaaaggtttttagccattttttgaagacagaaagttagTCAGCTTCactgatggagttgggaaggtcattccaccaacgtggtacgatgaagccgaaagtccgggaaataACCTTATAATAACTTAAGTCTCCcactatagttaaaaaaaaaaaaaaaatcacacttgcCAAAAAAACTCACAATCATACAGCAGAACAATGGACAACTGTAACAGAGATGATCTCAGCATTCAGTAcagtcatcataaaaaaaaaaaaaaaaaaaattacaaattaaaaaagttttctaATATTTGATATGGTTGAAGTTCATCGAACCCAATGAAGATTAGTTGCCTTAAATGATTATGTAATAGAGGTTATGCCTGGTGAATAATTGCCAAAAGAGTGATACCAGTTGTGCTTTAAAGGCTGGAGACTTGAGGGTAGCACCTAAAGTAGCTAATATGGAAAATtgctatatactgtacagtatcacTGGTTTATTTAGTAgataattacatacagtatatttacagcaACTACTGAATGATCCATGGCATGACATGTTCTGTTACCTACCTACCTAGCTTGTAAGTTAATTCTTAATTCTAATCCTAGACATAACCCAAAATTATAAATGTTTGACATTTACATTATTACACACAAATCAGTAATAAATTACACCTACAAACATCTACTATTACTGATTTGGGTGGCCTCTGATTGGAGATTATTTACTCTCTTTCAAGTGTTGGAATAAGACTGgaatagactatcaattaattgccaacaaaagcctttatcagccaactaacaaaggacaatgcatctatgtgaacttctgcatttaatccaggatggacttcaaagacattagtcaataattttacagttcatacaaaatctttgtttaaacactggcccttaacacttacatagtttacttattttaaaccatgacttacactacacttaaataactaatattggcattatattcatgttgtttagccagaggggaactggccctcacagtgagcctggtttctcccaaggttatttttcttcattaaccaacatctggagttttgtgttccttgccacatattgtcttcagcttgctcactggggttctaaatacaattattatttaattatttatttttatacataatttacaatcatatttaatcaatctacaaaattattatattacagtttaattttctgttaatacacaattttttgtaaagctgctttgaaaagatgtgtgttgtgaaaagcactatacaaataaaaattacttgacgaCTTATACAATGAAAACATGTTCAATTTGAAAACCTAGGTAATGCTGATATCACGGACCTTTGTTTAATCCAAACAGTCTACACACTGTATCCATCTGAACAGAACAGCACATTAATATAGACGTTTAGTCATCTTATGTAAGACTCAGGTGCAACAACATGCTTATAAACCCACAGATTATTTTGATAGGTGTTTAATAGCGAGTCTGCACAATTTcatattaataatgaaaaagaaTGACCTACAGCATAAATGTCCTTGTAGATACTATACATGTAGAAAGCCACTGTATTTTCAATGAAGGGGAAACTCAAATTCATTCATAACATGTCGGTCATCCCTTTTTCTAAGACAGGTTAAAATTAGCTGCAGCATGGATTTGTGGACCTGACATTGATAGGCATTACAACTTTGCATGCAGTAATCTCCTTACTCCAATAGGCTGGAACAGATATGGTCTGCATGTGGGGACAGTGTTCCAGGGTCGGGCAGGCCACAGATTGTACATAATTAGCAAGGACCCCAAGCCTGGATTATCAGTCTGGGATTGCGTTTAGTATGCTGTGAATGGGTTTGCCCGTCTTTCTTGCGTCAAGCATGTATTCATCACACAGTCAAACATATGGCATATGTGATTGTAATCAGTTATATCATAATCTTGAAAGTTGACATTTTCAGAGAGGTTTTTGCATGTTTGCACACTATGCAggcatgagatttgaaatctgaATTACTGTAAATTCATCATGAATTTTGGGCAGTCGCGAA
This is a stretch of genomic DNA from Myxocyprinus asiaticus isolate MX2 ecotype Aquarium Trade chromosome 24, UBuf_Myxa_2, whole genome shotgun sequence. It encodes these proteins:
- the LOC127414889 gene encoding ALK and LTK ligand 1-like isoform X1 is translated as MRAEKRWHILLSMIILLITSSQCMDSKEVKQRERQTLLNLILQVIRDNQRDKPASRRITSGLYSVSQDVKFSSRAKTAHLSKADKLRPIEIVPRDSMKGKFIEHFTAGPVKFPSECRTHFHRIYYNTRDCSQPTYYKRCARLLTRLAMSPLCTQS
- the LOC127414889 gene encoding ALK and LTK ligand 1-like isoform X2 — protein: MRAEKRWHILLSMIILLITSSQCMDSKEVKQRERQTLLNLILQVIRDNQRDKPASRRITSGLYSVSQDVKFSSRAKTAHLSKADKLRPIEIVPRDSMKGKFIEHFTGPVKFPSECRTHFHRIYYNTRDCSQPTYYKRCARLLTRLAMSPLCTQS